AAATTCAAAAACAGCACACTATAATTAGAAATGCGGAAGGAGGATCAAATGGATTTAAAAGAAGAGATCATAAAAAAATTGAAGGAAGTGTACGATCCGGAAATCCCGGTGGATATTTATAATTTGGGTCTCATCTACGGCATCGAAATTAATGGCAATAATGTTCATATTTTAATGACCCTTACTGCACCCGGATGCCCGCTGGCAAATGTTCTCCCACAGGAAGTAAAGGAAAAACTCTCCGAAATTCCCGGTATCGGCAACGTGGAAGTTGAAATCACCTGGGAACCTGCCTGGACACCAGAGATGATAACGGAAGAGGGAAAAGAGAAATTAAGAAGCTTTGGATACAATGTCTGACAAGATAATCCTTAAAGGCCGATTCATTCTCATCGATTCAGAAAATTTTGTTGAAGATGGCTTTATAGCCATAAGCGGAAATCTCATTGAGAAAACGGGAAAAGCTGAGGATTTAAAAGAAAATCCTGAATACAGAATTTACGATTTCAAGGATGCAATTATCTGCCCCGGCTTTATCAACACCCATACCCACGCCGCGATGGTCGGTATGCGGGGTATGGCCGATGACCTCCCCCTTAAAACATGGTTAGAAAAATACATCTGGCCAACGGAATTGAAGCTGGTAAATAGGGATTTCATTGAAAAAGCCATACCTCTTGCCCTTGCAGAGATGATCGCCTCAGGAACTACGACCTTCGTGGATATGTACTTCTTTCAGGACAAAACCGCTGAGATTGCAATAAGCACAGGAATCAGGGCTGTACTTGGTGAAGGTTTAATAGATGGGCCAACACCAGCCTTTGATTCCCCACAAAAAGTTTTAGAATTTACCGAATCCTTCATCAAAAATTATGCAAAAAACGAATACATTTTTCCCGCCGTTGCCCCCCACGCTCCCTACTCCACAGGTAAAGAAACCCTTTTAAAATCTAAAGAAATTTCCGAGAAATACGGCGTACCTTTACTTATACATGTGGCAGAGACCCAGTGGGAATTTAACGAAATAAAGGCCCGATATGGAGCCTATCCCTTTGAGTATCTTGATAAGATAGGGTTTCTTTCGGAAAAGGTAATTGCAGCCCATTCTATCTGGGTTGAAAACAGGGAATTTGAAGTAATTAAGAGAAACAATGTGAGTATTTCGCACAACCCAGAAAGTAACGCTAAACTTGCATCAGGAATTGCGCCAGTGCAGGAATTCTTAGATTTCGGAATTAACGTATCCTTAGGAACCGACGGTGCCTGTTCCAACAATAACTTAGACATAATTGAGGAAATGCGCACTGCCTCTTTTCTTCAGAAAATCAAGTATATGAACCCTGAAAGCCTCTCTGCCAGGAAGGTCTTCAAAATGGCAACGGAAAATGGCGCCATCGCAATTGGGTTGGGGGACAAACTGGGTACCCTTAGGCCAGGAAAATGGGCCGATATCACCATAATTTCCCTAAGCAGTCCCCATATGTATCCAGTTTTCGACCCTTACTCACACCTTGTTTACGTCGCAAAATCCTCCGATGTATTAGCTACGATTATAAATGGCAAATTTATCTACGAGAAAGGAGAATACAAAACCCTCGACATCGAAAAAGTCAAGAAGGAGATAAAAGAAATTGAAGACCTCGCCAAAAGGATGATCTTTAATGGAAATTAGCTTTCTTGGAGCCTGTGGAACCGTCACAGGCTCAATGTATCTAATTACTACAAATAAAAAAAAGAAAATCCTTATTGATGCAGGAGTTTTTCAGGGTGAATGGGAAGAATTGAACCATTCCCCACTCCCCTTTGACCCCTATGAAGTTGACTATATTATTTTAACTCATGCCCATTTAGATCACGTTGGGAGGCTTCCCAAACTTGTCAAGGAAGGTTTTGAAGGAAGGATATTGGGAACACCTGCCACCTTAGACCTGGCAAGAATCATTTTGATGGATGCTGCTAAACTTCAAATGGAAGAATTTGAAACACAAAAAAAGAGAAATGAAAGAAAAGGCATTGAAACACTCCCACCTCTCTACGAGCTTGAAGACGCAATAGCCACAATGTCTTTCTTCAAGCCCATAAGTGGTTATGATAAAGAAATTGAGATTTCAGATGGTGTTACCATTACCTGGCGTGATGCGGGCCACATCCTTGGTTCTTCCTTTCTCGAAATGACGATTGACGGTCATAAAGTCATCTTCTCGGGTGACCTCGGTAATCGAAACAAACCCATTATCCGAGACCCGGAATCCATTAAAATGAAAGATGCAGAGCTTGTTGTTATTGAATCTACCTACGGTTCAAGAAACCATAAAGGCGTTGAGGAATCAAAAGAAGAATTGCTCAAAGCACTGATTGAAACACTACCTGAAGGTAATGTGGTTATCCCATCCTTTGCTATTGAGAGGGCACAGGACATTTTGTACTACATAAGAGAATTTAAGGAAAGTGGATTATTGGACAGAGAGGTTAAAGTCTTTCTGGACAGTCCACTGGCTATATCCGCCACCAACATCTTCCGAGCACATAAAGAAGTTTTTGACGACGAAGCCCGTGAACTATTAAAGCAGAAAAAAGATCTATTTAGTTTCCCAAATCTTTTCTTTACGCAGACCAAAGAAGCTTCAATGCAGATAAACAACATAAAAAATGGTGCAATTATCATAGCAGGCTCTGGCATGTGTACAGGGGGAAGAATTAAACACCACCTGAAGCACAACTTGTGGCGTGAGGAATGCGCCGTCGTTTTTGTTGGGTATCAGGCTAAGGGAACACTTGGAAGGAGAATAGTTGATGGTGAAAAGGAAGTAGAAATTTACGGCGAAACTATAAGAGTAAACTCAAAGATATACACAATTAATGGTTTTTCAGCTCATGCAGATCAACAAGAAATTTTAGATTGGATTTCCGCTGTAAACAAAAATGCGAAAATAGTAATAACCCATGGGGAAGAGTCGGAAAGGGACGTGCTGGCCCAAAAACTGGAAGAGGCTGGATTCAAAGATATTATAAAGCCAAAGTTAAAAGACATAATAACAATGTAAGGAGGGAAAATGGCAACCTTTAAAGAAGTATATTCAAAACTTACCGGTTTAAAAGACCCTATCACAGGTGAAACTCTCTTCAAACTTGGAATAATCAAAGACATATCACTTTCTGGTGAAACCCTATCCCTGACCTTAATCGCCTCTGAAACTGAGATGGAAGAGTTTGAAAAAATGGTAAAAGAGGCGGTGCAAGAATTCGACCTAAAAGATATTAAGATCAACAAAATCATCAAAAAAATTGAAAGACCTAACCTCCAAAGGCGTGAAAAGGCAAGGGGTAAGAAAATTGAAGGAGTAAAGAAAGTCATAGCAATTGGAAGTGGAAAGGGTGGAGTCGGAAAATCTACTGTTGCAGCCAATCTCGCCTCAGCCCTTATGAAAAAAGGATTGAAAGTGGGGCTCTTTGATGGTGATATCTACGGACCTTCAATATCCAGAATGTTTGGTATAGATGGATTGGCCCCATTAGTTGAAAATAACAAAATGCTACCGGTTGAAAGATTCGGGTTAAAAATAATGTCTATGGGACAGCTTGTGGAGGAGGAGACACCCATCCTTTGGAGAGGCCCGCTCATTCACAAGGCTTACGAGCAATTCTTTTACGATACTTACTGGGCACCTCTTGATATTCTGGTAATTGACCTTCCCCCGGGCACCGGAGATGCACAGCTAAGTGCAATTCAGCTTGTAAATCTTGACGGTGCTGTCATAGTAACAACTCCTCAAGATGTCTCTCTCATAGAAGTCAAAAAGGCTATAAACATGTTCAGAAAGTCTAACGTTGAGGTCTTAGGAGTGGTGGAAAACATGAGTTATTTCATCTGTCCTCACTGTTCTAACATAACCTACATTTTCGGTCAGGGGGGCGCGCAAAAGCTGAAAGAAACTATGGAAGTAGAGATAATTGGTCAAATTCCATTATACCCAGCTATAAGCACCAGTGGGGACGAGGGGGTCCCGATCGTATTACAAGATGAAAATGGAAACTCGAAGATTGTCGAGGCTTTCCTCGAACTGGCCGAAAAAATAATAGCGAAACTGGAATTATGAAAGCGATATTCTTCTCGAAAGAGAAGCAAGAACTCGCACAGAGGGATCTTCAGACTCCCGTCCCGCAAGAAAAGGAAGTACTTGTAAAAACAAATTTTCTGATTTTAACCCAGAAGGACCTTAAAAATGTTGCTTCGGAAAGCGAGATAATACCCGGTAGATTTTTCGTAGGAGAAGTAATAGCTACAGGAAGCGATGTTAAAGATTTTGCTCCGGGCGATACAGTTAGTGGGATTACCACTTTCTTTTGTGGTTCTTGCGAAGCCTGTAAAGATTTTGAATACCATCTCTGTGAGAACCCATCAATTCCAGGAAAGGATGTCAACGGTTTCTTTGCAGAATACCTCACAATTAAATCAGATTTCCTTTTTAAAGTCCCGCCCGAGATACCAAAAGAGAAGGCGGTTTTCTTACCATTGATCGCTGAACTCCTTGCATACATACCGGAGGAAATTAAACCGGGATCAACCGGGATCATAATCGCAAGCAGTATAGAAGATTTATTCTTTAACAATCTTTTACTTATCTCAGGCTTTATAGAAACCGCTTTGCTATCAACTTCAACCCGCCTAAGAACCTTTTTAAAACCTGTCCTTAGAACTCATTACACAGAAGAACCTACCAGCCTCTTCCAATTTTTTGAAGGATATGGAGAAAAACCAGACTACGCTTTTGATTTAACAGGGAATTTACCTTTGTTGAAGAGCATTTTACAAATCTTAAAACCCAATGCAACTTTATTCCTTGCTGAAAAACTTTTAAACGGGAGCAATGAAAACATACCGCAAACTGGGACATTCAAAATAAGAATAAAAAATCTTCTTCCAATCAAATACAGAATTTCGTATGCCATCAAAATTTTACAGGCCCACGCCATCCAACCTGAAGACTTCATCACCCACATTTTCAACCTTGACGATTTTCAAAAAATTTCTAAGATTTTACTGCAAGAACTTTCCTTAATAAAGGTAAAAATGTAGAGATGTTTTACGAACCCTTAATTTACAACGAAAGAGGACCATGGATCATAAAGGGAAAACGGATTATGCTCAACCTTTCCGGTGGGGATATTTTGGGTTTAGCCTCAAGCAATGATTTCACAAAGACTTTCTTCCAGTTCCTGGAAAAATTTGACCTTTTCTTCTATCCCCATTTCAAATATGATGGACAAACTTTAAAAGTTTCTTTAGATACATTGTGTGAACTTAAAGGCCACCGAAAGGCAATCCTTTTCAAGGATACACACACGCTGTTCAACCTCCTCATAAGCCATTTGCTTAAAAAGGGCTACACCCTTCTTTTTGACGAGCAGTTTGAATTGGCAAAAATTCTACCTGTTCGGAACTTTACAAACCAGGTTCAGATCTTTCCCCACGACTTTTTCAGTAATATAAAAACACACTTAGATACACATCCCGATAATAAGCTTGCCGTTTTTGTTCAAACAGTTTACCCCTTATCTTCACAGCTACTACCTGTAAGCGAATTAATAGAAATTTCAAAAGACGAGAGGATCATTATTGTTGTGTTTGAATCCTGGGCAGATGGGCTCTTGGGAGAGGGAGGAGAGGGAATTAAAAGTTTAACCAATACCTTACCGCAAAACTGGGTAATCACAGGGACTTTCGCGCACCTTCTCCCTTTTTCTGCTTCCTATGTAGTCTCATCCGAAAGTTTCTCAGAGATTTTTGAATCTGATTTAAGAGAACATTCTTTCAATCCAGGACCTTCTGAATTTCAAGCAGGTATCACTCTTTGGTTTGTAAGGTTCCTTAACTCAGAAAAAAGTCCTTTAAGGAAATTAAACGACAATGCAAACTATTTGAGGTACGAACTTGCCGCCAGAGGTTTCAAAGTCCTGGGAGATTTTACACCTTTGATCCCTATTCTCATAGGGGAAAGGGATAAAGCAGAAGAATTCTACAACGCTCTTTTGGAAAACAAAATTTTCACAAACCTTTTGAATTACCCTTTAGTACCCCTTGGAAAGTCAAAGATATTGCTAATCCCTTCCGTTCTGCACTCCAAAGAAGACCTTGATATCGCATTAATCAGGATGGAAAAAGTCGCTAAATCCCTGGATATTATTTAGTGTTGACAATACGTGACAAACTTCCTATAATTAAACACTACTCGAGGTTAGTTATGGAGAGTGAAAGTGAAAAAATTGTGGGGATATTATATATTGATAATTGGTGACATTAACAAAGAGGAGGCAGGAAGAATTGAAAAAATCCCTGGGTGTGCAT
This genomic stretch from bacterium harbors:
- a CDS encoding alcohol dehydrogenase catalytic domain-containing protein, yielding MKAIFFSKEKQELAQRDLQTPVPQEKEVLVKTNFLILTQKDLKNVASESEIIPGRFFVGEVIATGSDVKDFAPGDTVSGITTFFCGSCEACKDFEYHLCENPSIPGKDVNGFFAEYLTIKSDFLFKVPPEIPKEKAVFLPLIAELLAYIPEEIKPGSTGIIIASSIEDLFFNNLLLISGFIETALLSTSTRLRTFLKPVLRTHYTEEPTSLFQFFEGYGEKPDYAFDLTGNLPLLKSILQILKPNATLFLAEKLLNGSNENIPQTGTFKIRIKNLLPIKYRISYAIKILQAHAIQPEDFITHIFNLDDFQKISKILLQELSLIKVKM
- a CDS encoding Mrp/NBP35 family ATP-binding protein, with amino-acid sequence MATFKEVYSKLTGLKDPITGETLFKLGIIKDISLSGETLSLTLIASETEMEEFEKMVKEAVQEFDLKDIKINKIIKKIERPNLQRREKARGKKIEGVKKVIAIGSGKGGVGKSTVAANLASALMKKGLKVGLFDGDIYGPSISRMFGIDGLAPLVENNKMLPVERFGLKIMSMGQLVEEETPILWRGPLIHKAYEQFFYDTYWAPLDILVIDLPPGTGDAQLSAIQLVNLDGAVIVTTPQDVSLIEVKKAINMFRKSNVEVLGVVENMSYFICPHCSNITYIFGQGGAQKLKETMEVEIIGQIPLYPAISTSGDEGVPIVLQDENGNSKIVEAFLELAEKIIAKLEL
- a CDS encoding MBL fold metallo-hydrolase, with amino-acid sequence MEISFLGACGTVTGSMYLITTNKKKKILIDAGVFQGEWEELNHSPLPFDPYEVDYIILTHAHLDHVGRLPKLVKEGFEGRILGTPATLDLARIILMDAAKLQMEEFETQKKRNERKGIETLPPLYELEDAIATMSFFKPISGYDKEIEISDGVTITWRDAGHILGSSFLEMTIDGHKVIFSGDLGNRNKPIIRDPESIKMKDAELVVIESTYGSRNHKGVEESKEELLKALIETLPEGNVVIPSFAIERAQDILYYIREFKESGLLDREVKVFLDSPLAISATNIFRAHKEVFDDEARELLKQKKDLFSFPNLFFTQTKEASMQINNIKNGAIIIAGSGMCTGGRIKHHLKHNLWREECAVVFVGYQAKGTLGRRIVDGEKEVEIYGETIRVNSKIYTINGFSAHADQQEILDWISAVNKNAKIVITHGEESERDVLAQKLEEAGFKDIIKPKLKDIITM
- a CDS encoding iron-sulfur cluster assembly protein — protein: MDLKEEIIKKLKEVYDPEIPVDIYNLGLIYGIEINGNNVHILMTLTAPGCPLANVLPQEVKEKLSEIPGIGNVEVEITWEPAWTPEMITEEGKEKLRSFGYNV
- a CDS encoding amidohydrolase, yielding MSDKIILKGRFILIDSENFVEDGFIAISGNLIEKTGKAEDLKENPEYRIYDFKDAIICPGFINTHTHAAMVGMRGMADDLPLKTWLEKYIWPTELKLVNRDFIEKAIPLALAEMIASGTTTFVDMYFFQDKTAEIAISTGIRAVLGEGLIDGPTPAFDSPQKVLEFTESFIKNYAKNEYIFPAVAPHAPYSTGKETLLKSKEISEKYGVPLLIHVAETQWEFNEIKARYGAYPFEYLDKIGFLSEKVIAAHSIWVENREFEVIKRNNVSISHNPESNAKLASGIAPVQEFLDFGINVSLGTDGACSNNNLDIIEEMRTASFLQKIKYMNPESLSARKVFKMATENGAIAIGLGDKLGTLRPGKWADITIISLSSPHMYPVFDPYSHLVYVAKSSDVLATIINGKFIYEKGEYKTLDIEKVKKEIKEIEDLAKRMIFNGN